From Paenibacillus physcomitrellae, the proteins below share one genomic window:
- a CDS encoding GNAT family N-acetyltransferase, with protein MLELRKLKSCTLEEAVQAWNEGFEGYAFDATTTPDAFLKRMAAEELSSELSFVAFQDGKPAGIILNGIRETKEQKIGWNGGTGVAALYRGSGVGRSLIEASLTFFREQGVQLATLEALSANEKAIHLYLKAGYVQTDELEHLSLKGPAEPAVMPSKQATDTALKPFELVAVPPVQMAHIPFYKALNPWQTQWQSARDAAVVKDGTGDTIGYAYWKKIYQPGGEHAATILYQCEALPGHPESVAILKQLIWHAFDGFRDAINRSVPNLPKSASALTGLVLKSMGFSPVVQQVYMTKSL; from the coding sequence TTGCTGGAACTCAGAAAATTAAAATCCTGTACCCTGGAAGAGGCCGTTCAAGCCTGGAACGAAGGATTCGAAGGATATGCTTTTGATGCTACCACAACACCGGATGCCTTTCTGAAACGGATGGCAGCGGAAGAGCTGTCGAGCGAACTGTCATTTGTCGCCTTTCAAGACGGGAAACCGGCTGGCATCATACTAAATGGAATAAGGGAAACCAAAGAACAGAAGATCGGCTGGAATGGAGGCACGGGCGTTGCTGCTTTATACAGGGGAAGCGGGGTCGGCCGCAGCTTGATCGAAGCTTCTTTGACGTTTTTTCGGGAGCAGGGTGTTCAGTTGGCTACCTTGGAGGCCCTCAGCGCGAATGAGAAGGCCATACACCTATATCTTAAGGCCGGATACGTCCAGACGGATGAACTGGAGCATTTAAGCCTCAAGGGACCGGCAGAACCAGCCGTCATGCCTTCTAAACAAGCCACTGACACGGCTTTGAAACCATTTGAGCTAGTCGCTGTCCCTCCGGTTCAAATGGCTCATATCCCGTTCTACAAAGCGTTAAATCCTTGGCAAACCCAGTGGCAGAGCGCCCGGGACGCGGCTGTAGTGAAGGATGGGACGGGGGACACTATAGGGTACGCCTATTGGAAAAAGATTTATCAGCCTGGGGGCGAACACGCTGCCACGATTCTTTATCAATGCGAGGCACTACCCGGCCATCCGGAGTCGGTGGCGATTTTGAAGCAGCTTATTTGGCATGCGTTTGACGGTTTCCGAGATGCCATCAACCGGAGTGTTCCGAACCTTCCCAAGAGTGCCAGCGCCCTTACCGGGCTGGTCTTAAAAAGTATGGGATTCTCTCCTGTCGTTCAGCAGGTTTATATGACAAAAAGCTTATAA
- a CDS encoding PspA/IM30 family protein, with the protein MSIFKRLRDLTMSNINSMIDKAEDPIKMTDQYIRDMQEDLEDAEKAVAAQIAIEKRFKSLYEEQEELVNRRNEQAHTAAKAGNVDLARRALEEKKTAEEKAAEYKANYDQNKLAADNLRDKLDEMRKQLGELKNKRETLVARYNAAKAQHQINKSISGFDSDSAASGMKRMEEKMLQMEAQAEASGEIHAKGKSLDDEIDALGKDKEVEDELAALLKQYDKQS; encoded by the coding sequence ATGTCCATTTTCAAAAGACTTCGTGATTTAACCATGTCTAATATCAATTCGATGATCGACAAAGCGGAAGATCCGATTAAAATGACCGACCAGTATATCCGCGACATGCAAGAGGATCTTGAAGATGCGGAGAAAGCCGTAGCGGCCCAAATCGCGATCGAGAAAAGATTCAAATCGCTTTATGAAGAGCAGGAAGAGCTGGTGAACCGCCGCAACGAGCAGGCGCATACGGCAGCTAAAGCCGGCAATGTGGACCTGGCCCGCCGTGCGCTGGAAGAGAAGAAAACCGCTGAAGAGAAAGCGGCTGAATATAAAGCGAATTATGATCAGAACAAACTTGCTGCCGACAACCTCCGCGACAAGCTGGACGAAATGCGCAAACAGCTGGGCGAGCTGAAAAATAAACGCGAAACGCTGGTAGCCCGCTACAATGCGGCCAAAGCTCAGCACCAGATCAACAAATCGATCTCCGGCTTTGATTCCGACAGCGCAGCATCCGGTATGAAGCGTATGGAAGAGAAAATGCTGCAAATGGAAGCTCAAGCTGAAGCATCCGGCGAAATCCACGCCAAAGGTAAATCGCTCGACGATGAAATTGATGCTCTTGGCAAAGACAAAGAGGTCGAAGACGAACTCGCCGCTTTGTTGAAACAATACGATAAACAATCCTGA
- the mglC gene encoding galactose/methyl galactoside ABC transporter permease MglC, with amino-acid sequence MNTQKLRGSISQNAIYIVLVVLLIAITAYDPSFFAVSTLRDILIQSATRVIIALGVAFILITGGTDLSAGRMVGLTAVISASMLQVSDYGRRFFPDLPQLWVGIPILIALVVGLLFGLLNGFIVSKFKVPPFIATLGTMVAIYGVNSLYFDTKPNQSQPIGGLRKDFTDIGSGSIGSGEYSLPYIVLIAIFVAFIVWVVFNKTKLGKNMYAIGGNEQAARVSGINVAKNLLWIYGIAGALYGLAGVLEAARTGGATNNYGNMYELDAIAACVVGGVSTTGGIGTVPGVVTGVLIFTVINYGLTFIGVSPYWQLIIKGLIIVAAVAFDMRKYAAKK; translated from the coding sequence ATGAATACACAGAAATTAAGAGGCTCAATCTCACAAAATGCGATTTACATCGTGCTTGTTGTTTTGCTGATCGCGATCACGGCTTATGACCCATCATTTTTTGCGGTCAGCACCCTGCGTGATATTCTGATTCAATCGGCAACCCGCGTGATCATCGCGCTGGGCGTTGCGTTTATCCTGATTACAGGCGGAACGGACTTGTCTGCAGGCCGTATGGTTGGTTTGACAGCTGTTATCTCGGCTTCCATGCTGCAGGTCAGCGACTATGGCCGCCGCTTCTTCCCGGATCTGCCGCAGCTGTGGGTCGGTATTCCGATCCTGATCGCTTTGGTTGTCGGTTTGCTCTTTGGTTTGCTGAACGGATTTATCGTATCCAAATTCAAAGTGCCTCCATTTATCGCGACGCTCGGTACCATGGTAGCGATCTATGGCGTTAACTCGCTTTATTTCGATACGAAGCCGAACCAATCCCAGCCGATCGGCGGTCTGCGCAAAGACTTTACGGACATTGGCTCGGGCAGCATCGGAAGCGGCGAATATTCCCTTCCTTATATCGTGTTAATTGCGATTTTTGTCGCTTTTATTGTGTGGGTAGTCTTCAACAAAACCAAACTCGGTAAAAACATGTACGCCATCGGCGGCAATGAACAGGCAGCGCGGGTATCCGGCATTAACGTCGCCAAGAACCTGCTGTGGATTTATGGGATCGCAGGCGCTTTGTACGGCCTCGCAGGCGTGCTGGAAGCCGCCAGAACCGGCGGCGCCACCAACAACTACGGGAACATGTACGAGCTTGACGCCATCGCGGCTTGCGTGGTCGGCGGCGTTTCCACTACGGGCGGAATTGGTACTGTCCCTGGCGTAGTCACGGGCGTGCTCATCTTTACCGTCATCAACTACGGTTTGACCTTTATCGGCGTCAGCCCTTACTGGCAGCTGATTATCAAAGGTTTGATCATCGTGGCTGCGGTTGCGTTTGATATGCGTAAATACGCGGCGAAGAAATAA
- a CDS encoding NAD-dependent epimerase/dehydratase family protein has translation MKKAIVLGATGGTGSAITAELIRRNIETIAFGRSERKLKQLHRTLNASPLLSLAIGDAFDAESIIQAARSADVIIHCVAVPYNEMVQSQLPLGEAVLTAASSLGKKLVIIDGIYPYGKAVTSRVSETHPKQPHTRKGQTKLAFEQLIFSPRWQNLPRMIVRLPDYYGPTANKSSYLGMTMEAIAAGRPAMFVGRLKVPREYIYLPDAAYMIAELAACEEAYNEEWNLPGSGVIAGYELVRLARQAAGMSKPVLPLNKLLLRMSGWFDPVVREIVEMYYLTKTPVILDGSKYTSRIGLLKATPYRVGIPETIKAIQAANPLARQTN, from the coding sequence ATGAAAAAAGCAATTGTATTAGGCGCCACAGGCGGGACCGGAAGCGCCATAACAGCAGAACTCATCCGCCGAAATATCGAAACTATCGCTTTTGGCCGCTCCGAACGAAAATTAAAGCAGCTTCATCGGACTTTGAACGCCTCTCCCCTCCTCTCCCTGGCTATTGGAGATGCTTTTGACGCAGAATCCATCATCCAGGCGGCCCGATCCGCAGACGTGATCATCCATTGCGTCGCCGTTCCCTATAACGAAATGGTACAAAGCCAGCTCCCTCTGGGTGAAGCGGTGCTTACGGCAGCGTCATCTTTAGGCAAGAAGCTGGTGATCATCGACGGCATTTACCCTTACGGCAAAGCCGTTACGTCCCGCGTAAGCGAAACACATCCCAAACAGCCTCATACCCGAAAAGGCCAAACCAAGCTGGCCTTTGAGCAGCTGATCTTCAGCCCTCGCTGGCAGAATCTTCCCCGGATGATCGTCAGGCTGCCGGATTATTACGGCCCGACGGCCAATAAATCCTCTTACCTCGGCATGACGATGGAAGCTATTGCTGCGGGCCGTCCCGCCATGTTTGTCGGCCGTCTGAAGGTACCTCGGGAATATATTTATCTGCCTGACGCCGCTTATATGATTGCCGAGCTGGCTGCCTGTGAGGAGGCTTACAATGAGGAATGGAACCTGCCTGGATCTGGCGTTATAGCCGGATACGAGCTTGTTCGGCTTGCCCGTCAGGCTGCCGGGATGTCCAAACCTGTTCTGCCGCTGAATAAGCTGCTGCTCCGGATGAGCGGCTGGTTTGATCCTGTCGTGCGGGAAATCGTAGAGATGTATTATTTAACGAAGACGCCCGTAATCCTGGACGGCAGCAAATATACATCCCGGATCGGCCTGCTTAAAGCGACTCCATATCGGGTGGGGATTCCGGAGACGATTAAGGCCATTCAAGCCGCAAACCCATTGGCCAGACAAACAAATTAA
- a CDS encoding CAP domain-containing protein, which produces MQKNRMKRKWKQITVWTAVSLALSTMLSVGPGQAGAVPVKTLSTVQLNYAKIQADKAAQVVKLVNQERQKAGLKPLVIHTNLTKLAKDKVVDMYNHKYFSHTSPKFGSPFDMMDSYKISYNYAGENLARGQQTPAQVVKDWMNSPGHRQNMLNPHYTLIGVGYYNGYWSQEFIGK; this is translated from the coding sequence ATGCAGAAGAACAGAATGAAGAGAAAATGGAAGCAAATCACAGTATGGACAGCCGTTTCTTTAGCCCTCTCTACTATGTTGTCTGTAGGGCCTGGCCAGGCCGGAGCAGTTCCGGTTAAGACCCTATCGACGGTACAGCTTAATTACGCTAAGATTCAGGCTGATAAGGCGGCCCAGGTGGTCAAGCTGGTTAATCAAGAGCGCCAGAAAGCCGGATTGAAACCTCTGGTTATTCATACCAATCTGACGAAGCTGGCCAAAGACAAAGTTGTGGATATGTACAATCACAAGTATTTCAGTCACACCTCTCCTAAATTCGGTTCTCCATTCGACATGATGGACAGCTACAAAATTTCGTATAATTATGCAGGTGAGAATTTAGCGCGAGGACAGCAGACACCGGCGCAAGTGGTCAAGGACTGGATGAACAGTCCGGGGCACCGGCAAAATATGCTAAATCCTCATTACACGTTAATCGGCGTCGGCTATTATAACGGTTATTGGTCTCAGGAATTTATAGGGAAGTAA
- a CDS encoding TetR/AcrR family transcriptional regulator translates to MAKSNSTSVNRQKDIVSAAIEVFAEMGYYRATTAKVAERANISQPYVFRFFSTKEDLLIEALKVSFERINEAFTRVIHSAPKPSLERELIDAYQSIMDEHRSEILLQMQAQTIMEHSVAELMRESYAQIHDNVYRAFKAAGLEAPMEKTMLFLARGMLCNTAMAIQLPLLMKINE, encoded by the coding sequence ATGGCCAAAAGCAATTCAACGTCTGTCAACCGTCAGAAGGACATCGTCTCAGCCGCAATCGAAGTCTTTGCCGAAATGGGCTATTACCGCGCTACTACCGCTAAAGTGGCTGAACGCGCCAACATTTCCCAGCCTTACGTTTTCCGCTTTTTCTCCACCAAAGAAGACCTGCTGATCGAAGCACTCAAAGTATCCTTTGAACGGATTAACGAGGCCTTCACCCGGGTAATACATTCTGCGCCGAAACCTTCGCTGGAACGGGAACTGATCGATGCCTATCAGAGCATCATGGATGAGCACCGCAGCGAAATTCTGCTGCAAATGCAGGCCCAGACCATAATGGAACATTCAGTTGCCGAGCTTATGCGCGAATCCTATGCCCAAATCCACGACAATGTCTACCGCGCTTTTAAGGCGGCCGGGCTTGAAGCGCCGATGGAAAAAACCATGCTGTTCCTGGCCAGAGGAATGTTGTGCAACACGGCTATGGCCATCCAGCTGCCTTTGCTCATGAAAATAAACGAATGA
- a CDS encoding sugar ABC transporter ATP-binding protein: protein MSDQFLLEMNSITKEFPGVKALDGVTLQVKAGTVHALMGENGAGKSTLMKCLFGIYHPDNGEILLNGQKTVINNSSEALQHGISMIHQELHPIPHRSVMENIWLGRFPTKGPLKFIDHKKMREDTIQLFKQLDIDIDPDVLVGKLSVSKVQSIEIAKAVSFNSKIIVMDEPTSSLTSVEVEHLFRIINELRSNGVAIIYISHKMEEILRISDDVTIMRDGKKIGTWPAKEMTTDLIISRMVGRDLEQRFPERHNHPGEVILKAANLTSADPKSFKDVSFELRKGEILGIGGLVGAQRTELVEALFGLREISSGSISIHGKEVKIKSPGDAKKYGMALLTEERRATGILPVLSVHENGAVANLDAYVTPYMLLDERRKKAEVNERIEKLRTKTPNMKTLIMNLSGGNQQKVLLARWLLTNPEILLLDEPTRGIDVGAKFEIYSIIADLAEQGKSIIVISSEMPELLGMSDRIMVMSEGRLTGILDREQATEQEIMRLAAQH, encoded by the coding sequence ATGTCTGACCAATTTTTGCTCGAAATGAACAGCATCACCAAGGAATTTCCCGGCGTCAAAGCGCTGGATGGCGTTACCCTGCAAGTGAAAGCCGGAACCGTTCACGCCCTTATGGGCGAGAACGGCGCCGGTAAATCTACCTTAATGAAATGCCTGTTCGGAATCTATCATCCGGACAATGGCGAAATTCTGCTGAACGGCCAGAAGACGGTCATCAACAATTCCAGCGAAGCGCTGCAGCATGGCATTTCCATGATTCATCAGGAGCTTCACCCGATCCCTCACCGCAGCGTGATGGAGAACATTTGGCTGGGCCGTTTTCCAACCAAAGGCCCGCTTAAATTTATCGATCACAAGAAAATGCGCGAGGATACGATTCAACTGTTCAAACAGCTGGACATCGATATTGATCCTGACGTCCTTGTCGGCAAGCTGTCCGTCTCCAAAGTCCAATCGATCGAAATCGCCAAAGCCGTTTCGTTCAACTCGAAGATTATCGTGATGGATGAACCGACTTCCTCGCTGACCAGCGTAGAGGTGGAGCATCTGTTCCGGATCATCAACGAGCTGCGGAGCAATGGTGTGGCGATCATATATATTTCGCACAAAATGGAAGAAATTTTGCGGATTTCCGATGACGTAACGATCATGCGGGACGGCAAAAAAATCGGCACCTGGCCAGCCAAAGAAATGACCACGGATCTAATCATTTCCCGCATGGTAGGCCGCGATCTGGAGCAGCGTTTTCCGGAACGCCATAACCATCCCGGCGAAGTGATCCTGAAAGCTGCTAACCTGACCTCGGCGGATCCGAAATCTTTTAAAGACGTATCCTTTGAGCTGCGTAAAGGTGAGATTCTCGGCATAGGTGGTCTTGTAGGCGCGCAACGGACAGAGCTCGTAGAAGCCTTATTCGGGCTGCGGGAGATTTCCTCGGGGAGCATTTCGATTCACGGCAAAGAGGTGAAGATCAAATCCCCCGGCGATGCCAAAAAATACGGTATGGCCCTGTTGACCGAAGAACGCCGCGCAACCGGCATTTTGCCGGTGTTATCCGTGCACGAGAACGGCGCCGTAGCCAATCTTGATGCTTACGTGACACCGTATATGCTGCTTGATGAACGCAGAAAGAAGGCCGAAGTCAACGAGAGGATTGAGAAGCTGCGGACCAAGACGCCGAATATGAAGACTTTGATTATGAATCTGTCCGGCGGCAACCAGCAAAAGGTGCTGCTCGCCCGCTGGCTGCTGACGAATCCGGAAATCCTGCTGCTTGACGAACCGACCCGGGGCATTGACGTCGGCGCCAAATTCGAAATTTATTCGATTATTGCGGATCTGGCCGAGCAAGGGAAAAGCATTATCGTCATTTCCTCTGAAATGCCTGAGCTGCTGGGAATGTCAGACCGCATCATGGTCATGTCCGAAGGCCGGCTAACCGGCATTCTAGATAGAGAACAGGCAACAGAACAAGAAATTATGCGTTTGGCGGCCCAGCACTAG
- a CDS encoding ATP-binding cassette domain-containing protein — protein sequence MTTAIKISNLNKSFKHEVILQNVSLEIEQGKITGFIGHNGSGKSVFFKLICGLLLPDTGSIEIFEKKLGKEMDFPEDSGAVIEHPGFLPDKSGFQNLKYLASIRRTITDEQIKKSMIDVGLDPENPKKVKGYSLGMKQRLAIAQAIMEKPKLLILDEPMNGLDKDGVSLIRDLLLKLKSEGVTILLSSHITEDIRVLCDKVYEFENKQPIPVNFNAMI from the coding sequence ATGACAACAGCTATAAAGATCTCTAATTTAAATAAAAGTTTTAAACATGAAGTTATCTTACAAAATGTATCGTTGGAAATTGAACAAGGAAAAATAACGGGTTTCATTGGCCACAATGGAAGCGGGAAATCGGTTTTCTTTAAATTGATTTGCGGGCTGTTGCTGCCAGATACCGGATCCATTGAAATATTTGAAAAAAAACTGGGGAAGGAAATGGATTTCCCTGAAGATTCAGGAGCAGTCATCGAACATCCGGGTTTTCTGCCGGATAAATCCGGATTTCAAAATCTCAAGTATTTAGCTTCAATTCGGCGCACAATCACCGATGAGCAAATTAAAAAATCAATGATTGACGTAGGTCTTGATCCCGAGAATCCTAAGAAAGTCAAAGGATATTCACTAGGCATGAAGCAACGGCTTGCCATTGCTCAAGCTATCATGGAAAAACCTAAGCTTCTAATCCTAGATGAACCTATGAATGGCTTAGATAAAGACGGAGTTTCTCTCATACGTGACTTGCTCCTTAAGTTAAAAAGTGAAGGGGTAACCATTTTATTATCCAGCCATATCACCGAAGATATTAGAGTATTGTGCGATAAGGTTTACGAGTTTGAAAACAAACAACCTATTCCCGTCAATTTTAATGCTATGATCTAG
- a CDS encoding DUF4247 domain-containing protein, protein MKNGHSLYIKIVVILSLVAGLLSGCGSPSVIKENYPLESVNKSGDSTSYVYRAAGETVPEVAADLANQRTPDQMSAADPDHMFLVYRDEYYHLQKDPSKPEDTLIEVDSESYVRQNYDSSFLQGYLTAQLIGSLFSGGLGGYGGGYRGYTSRDIYEPNQSYHTPSTSEKKAAPPLTVEKRGSVNRRGSTTGGSTGGFFGGGGAGSGSDTGTGSRGSIQRNPGGGIDYGSGSYTKPRPSIKKPSTRAGRGGIRRR, encoded by the coding sequence ATGAAGAATGGTCATAGTTTATACATTAAAATCGTCGTCATACTCAGCCTTGTTGCCGGTCTTCTCAGCGGCTGCGGAAGCCCTTCTGTCATTAAAGAAAATTATCCGCTGGAGTCCGTCAACAAAAGCGGAGATTCTACCTCTTATGTTTACAGGGCTGCTGGAGAAACCGTACCGGAAGTAGCGGCAGATCTGGCCAATCAGCGTACACCGGATCAAATGTCCGCCGCAGATCCTGACCATATGTTTCTCGTCTATCGGGACGAATATTACCATCTTCAGAAAGATCCGAGCAAACCCGAAGACACGCTGATTGAAGTCGATTCGGAAAGTTATGTAAGGCAAAACTATGATTCCAGCTTCCTTCAGGGGTATTTAACCGCTCAGCTTATCGGAAGCCTGTTTAGCGGCGGACTTGGCGGCTATGGCGGAGGATACCGGGGATATACAAGCCGGGACATTTATGAACCGAATCAAAGCTATCATACGCCTTCAACTTCTGAGAAGAAAGCAGCTCCGCCGCTTACCGTCGAGAAAAGAGGGTCGGTAAACCGGCGCGGTTCTACGACCGGAGGCAGTACGGGGGGCTTCTTCGGAGGCGGAGGAGCAGGAAGCGGTTCGGATACCGGCACGGGCAGCCGTGGCAGTATTCAGCGTAATCCCGGCGGCGGTATAGACTATGGCTCAGGCAGTTATACGAAGCCGAGGCCGTCCATCAAGAAGCCCTCGACCCGTGCAGGGCGGGGAGGCATTAGGCGAAGATAG
- a CDS encoding DUF4178 domain-containing protein, producing MNLVKRIGRLFAKEEPPLPEKSMLDLGPGDICEVELVTYQVTGSVRNPSRNAVVLTLQDGGHIKYLHIEEREKLEYVLYQEVDGRLDNPAEVPTELELDGKIHYLEEEYEGRVMVQGRAPFRQGGEQHVWQFQADDFSLLRIEWQDGRFMLYEGTKVIPGDVQVIRSK from the coding sequence ATGAACCTGGTAAAAAGAATTGGACGTTTATTCGCCAAAGAAGAACCGCCGCTGCCGGAGAAGAGCATGCTGGATCTCGGGCCCGGCGATATTTGCGAGGTGGAGCTGGTCACTTATCAGGTGACGGGCAGCGTCCGTAATCCAAGCCGTAATGCGGTGGTTTTGACCCTGCAGGATGGTGGTCACATCAAATATCTTCATATTGAGGAACGCGAGAAACTCGAATACGTGCTGTATCAGGAAGTCGACGGACGGCTTGACAATCCGGCAGAGGTTCCGACCGAGCTGGAACTGGATGGCAAAATTCATTATTTGGAAGAAGAATATGAGGGGCGGGTTATGGTGCAAGGCAGAGCCCCTTTCCGGCAAGGCGGAGAACAGCATGTATGGCAGTTCCAGGCCGATGATTTCTCCCTGCTGCGCATAGAATGGCAGGACGGAAGATTTATGCTGTATGAAGGAACCAAAGTCATCCCGGGAGATGTTCAAGTCATCCGCTCGAAATAG